CATCGGACGCGCTGACGGCTGCGTCCGGGTTCTTTTCCGTGCTCATATGCTTCCCACTCCCTTGGGCCCTGCCGCCTCCTGCTCCGGACGGCGGAACTGCCCTGTCACTTGTCTTGACTAGCTCGCGTATCGCAGCAGATTCTGCTGCGATATCTCCTCGCGCGGCAGCTCCGCGGAGAGGCGGCCGCCGCGCATGACGAGCACGCGGTCCGCCATGCCGATGAGTTCGTTGAGTTCCGAGGAGATCATCAGGATCGACGCGCCCTCGCAGACCAGCCGGCTCATGACGGCGAAGACCTCCGCCTTGGCGCCGACGTCGATGCCGCGGGTCGGCTCGTCGAAGATCAGGATCTTCGCGCCGCTCGACATCCAGCGCGCCAGGATGACCTTCTGCTGGTTGCCGCCGCTGAAGAAGAAGAGCTTGTGCGTGGTGGAGGCCGGGCGGATGCGCAGGTCCGAAATGTAGCGCCTGCCCTCCTCCCGCTCGCGGGCAAGATCGAGCCGCGACAGCAGCGACTTGCCGGAAAGCCAGGACAGGCTGAGGTTAGGCCCGACCGGCTGCATCGGCACGAGGCTCTGGCGGCGGTCACGGGAAATCAGGCCCAGCCCGGCCGCAATGGCATCGGACGAATGCCGGAAATCGGCGCGCTTGCCCTCCACCGCGATCGAACCGGCCTTGACCGGCTGAAGACCGAAAAGCGCGCTGGCGATTTCCGCCTGTCCCGCGCCCATCAGGCCGTAAATACCGAGAATCTCGCCGCGGCGCAGGGTGAAGGAAAGGTCCTTCAGCGTGCGGCCGGAGGCGAGGTTCTCCACCGCCAGCATCGGCGCGCCCAGTTCCACCGTCTCCTTGGGGAACTGCTCCTCAAGCCTGCGGCCGACCATCAGGCCGATGACCGTCTCCTCGTCCGCCTTCTCGGCCGGCAGCGTCTCGACGACCACGCCGTCGCGCAGCACCGTGACGCGGTCGGCGATCATCGGGATTTCCGAGAGATGATGCGAGATGTAGATGATGCCGTGCCCGCGCTGCTTGAGGCGGCGGATGACGTCGAAGAGGCGGCTGCGCTCGCTGTCCGAGAGCGCCGAGGTGGGCTCGTCGAGGAGGAGGATGCGCGGGCCGCGCTCCAGGACGCGGGTGATTTCGATGAGCTGCTGCTCGGCGACCTCGAGCGTGCGCACCTCGGCCGTCGGGTCGATGGAGACGCCGAGCGCCTCCAGCGCATGGCGCGCGGCCTCATGGGCCCTGGCCCAGTCGATCTTGCCGAAGGCGCCGCGCGGCATGCGGCCGAGGAAGATGTTCTCCGTCACGCTCAGCGCCGGCACGAGGCTCAGCTCCTGATGGACGAGGCCGATGCCGAGTTCCGTGGCAAGCGTCGGCGTCAGCGCGGAAACCTGGCGGCCGCCCACCACGATCTCGCCGCCGGTCGGCGCATGCTCGCCGGCAAGGATCTTCATCAGCGTGGATTTGCCCGCGCCGTTCTCGCCGAGAAGCACCTGCACCTCGCCGGCGCGCACGTCGAGCGAGATGGATTTCAGGGCGATGACGCCGGGAAAGCGTTTCTCGATATTCTCGAGCTTCAAGAGGATTTCGTGCTGGTCCATGCCCTACAATTACCGTTCCGCACGGGCGCGCAGGCGCCCCTTCGTTCTTCGCCCGTCCGCGCGCGGACAAGCAAGACGCGGGGCGCGCCTTCGAAAAGACGACACCCCGCGGTCCTGGGAGAAACTCAGTTGGCCTTCTTGCAGTTCGCCCGGATGGTCTTCCAGTCGATCGCTTCCAGCTTCGGTTCCGGATAGAAGTTGCGCGCGTTCGTCTCGTAGACGGTGCGCGGACGGATATCGAAGGTCTTCGGCACTTCGAGGCCGCAGGCGAGCTCCACCGCGAACTTGGTGCCGAACCAGCCCCAGTCGGCAAAGCCGTGGGTGGTTTCGGCGATCATCTTGCCCTCGGCGATGCGGTCGACCGATTCCGGCGTCACGTCGTTGGTGAAGATCGCGACCTTCTTGTCGCCGATATTGGCGCCGTCCTTGGTGGTTTCGAGACGGCCCTGCGAACCGGCGACGAGCATCGCGCCGAGGCCCATTTCGTTGGACGCCGCCCAGATGAAGTCGAGGTTGTCGGGATTGGCCTGCAGGATGTCCTCGGCGCAGCGCGTGCCCTTCTCGCGGTTCCAGTCACCGGCGCAGGTGCCGCCGACGATCTCGATGCCCGGGAACTGCTTGAGCACTTCGCGGAAGCCGTTGAGGCGGGCCGTCGAGAAGAAGCCGCCGGCAACGCCCTCGATGATGGCGCCGCGCGCCTTGATCTTGGCCTTGTCCTCGTCGGAGAGTTTCGCGGCGAGACCCTGCCAGAACTTCAGGTCGAGATAGGTGTCGGGCTGGACGTCGACCTTGTCGCCGGAGCCGAGCACGCCCGGACCGCCGAAATAGTCGGCGACCGCATAGGCGGAGACTTCCGCGCCCTGCGTGTTGTCGAAGCCGATATAGGACGAGACGTTCACGCCATCGATCGGCTCGAGCAGGTTGACGATGACGACCGGAATGCCGGCTTCCGTGGCGCGGATGAGCGCCGGCTTGACGGTGGCGACCTCGGCCGGCGAGACGGCGATCAGGTCGACCTTGCGCTGGATCATGTCCTCGATGATGCTGACCTGCTCGGCGAAGGCCGTCGGGCTGGTCGGCGACTTGGTCAGGACCTTGACGTTGAAGCCGTTCTTGTTGGCGTCGGCGGCGGCCAGCTCGAAGAAGTTCGTGGCCGTCTTGAAGACGCCCGTGATGTCCGGCGGCACCCAGCCGATGGTGATGTCGATATTATCGCCGTCCTGCGCGGCAGCCGGCGCGGCAACCATGGCCGGCCAGAGCGCGACCGTGGCGGCAGCGGCAAACAACGATGCTTTCACGAGCTTTTTGAACATAGCTCCCCTCCCTATCGAAAAACGCCTCCAATGCGCGCAGCGGCTGGCCGGTCGGCGCTCCCACACCTCACGCAGCAGGGATGCTAGACAAAGCATTTCAGTAATTCAACTACATTTTTACGATTGGCGGCAGATTATTTTTTGAAACGATTCTGCCAAATTTCAGAAAAAACAGAATGAATCGACTATGCGCTCGCGCCAATCCGGCAAAGCGAAGCACGCCGTAATGTAGTTAAGCTACAAAATACCCGTTGCACGGGAATGCTTCGCGGCGATCAATCCAGCCTTGAGAAGATGGTCGCAAAACAGTGCCGGATCGCGCGGCGCGGCAACCTTGCCGGCACGTGCGATCCAAACTTATCATGTTGTACGGATAACATGTCAGGCGCATAATTCAAGCGCCTAAATGACATCCGGACGGCGGCGGCGGAGAAAGGTCACTTTCCGCCCTGCCGCGAATACCGCCCGCCCGGAAAGCCGAGGCGGGCGGCATGGCGTTTCTACCAGCAGGTATAGCCGGCATCGGCCGAGACGATGGATCCGGTCATCAGGCTCGAGGCGTCCGAGGCGAGGAAGAGCACGATGGAGGCGATTTCGGCGGGCTGGCCGAGCCGGTGCATCGGCGTCATGTCCAGCCATTCCTCGTACATCGGCTTGTCCTCCTTCGCGAAGGTGAGCAGCGGCGTGTCGATATAGGTCGGCGCGACGGAATTGACCCTGACGCCGCGCGTCGCCCATTCGGCGGCGAGCGAGCGGGTCAGGTGGTGCACGCCCGCCTTGGCCGCATTGTAGTGCACCTGCTGCTGCGGCCGGTTGACGATGCTGCCCGACATGGAGCCGATGGTGACGATCGAGCCGCCGCCCTTGGCGAGCATGTGCTTGCCGAAGGCGCGGCAGGAGCGGAAGGCGCCGCTGAGATTGATTCCGATCATGCGCTCCCAGTCGGCGTCCGACAGGTCTTCCGCCGGAACGCCCGCATGGGCGATGCCGGCATTGGCAACGAGGATGTCGGCCGTCCTGCCGCTTGCCGCCAGCCGGTCGGCCACCGCGTTGATCGAGGCGCTGTCGCCGATGTCGATCACGGCGGCCTCGGCGGTGTAGCCCTTCGCCGCCAGCGCCGCGCGCCCGGCCTCCGCCCGCTCCATGCTGATATCGGTCAGGACGACCGCCGCGCCCGCCTCGCACAGCGCCTCGGCTGAGGCGAGCCCGATGCCCTGCCCGGCCCCGGTGACCACGGCCACGCGGCCGGACAGGCCGAATTTCTCAAGATACATGC
The Shinella zoogloeoides DNA segment above includes these coding regions:
- a CDS encoding sugar ABC transporter ATP-binding protein; protein product: MDQHEILLKLENIEKRFPGVIALKSISLDVRAGEVQVLLGENGAGKSTLMKILAGEHAPTGGEIVVGGRQVSALTPTLATELGIGLVHQELSLVPALSVTENIFLGRMPRGAFGKIDWARAHEAARHALEALGVSIDPTAEVRTLEVAEQQLIEITRVLERGPRILLLDEPTSALSDSERSRLFDVIRRLKQRGHGIIYISHHLSEIPMIADRVTVLRDGVVVETLPAEKADEETVIGLMVGRRLEEQFPKETVELGAPMLAVENLASGRTLKDLSFTLRRGEILGIYGLMGAGQAEIASALFGLQPVKAGSIAVEGKRADFRHSSDAIAAGLGLISRDRRQSLVPMQPVGPNLSLSWLSGKSLLSRLDLAREREEGRRYISDLRIRPASTTHKLFFFSGGNQQKVILARWMSSGAKILIFDEPTRGIDVGAKAEVFAVMSRLVCEGASILMISSELNELIGMADRVLVMRGGRLSAELPREEISQQNLLRYAS
- a CDS encoding sugar ABC transporter substrate-binding protein translates to MFKKLVKASLFAAAATVALWPAMVAAPAAAQDGDNIDITIGWVPPDITGVFKTATNFFELAAADANKNGFNVKVLTKSPTSPTAFAEQVSIIEDMIQRKVDLIAVSPAEVATVKPALIRATEAGIPVVIVNLLEPIDGVNVSSYIGFDNTQGAEVSAYAVADYFGGPGVLGSGDKVDVQPDTYLDLKFWQGLAAKLSDEDKAKIKARGAIIEGVAGGFFSTARLNGFREVLKQFPGIEIVGGTCAGDWNREKGTRCAEDILQANPDNLDFIWAASNEMGLGAMLVAGSQGRLETTKDGANIGDKKVAIFTNDVTPESVDRIAEGKMIAETTHGFADWGWFGTKFAVELACGLEVPKTFDIRPRTVYETNARNFYPEPKLEAIDWKTIRANCKKAN
- a CDS encoding SDR family NAD(P)-dependent oxidoreductase; this translates as MYLEKFGLSGRVAVVTGAGQGIGLASAEALCEAGAAVVLTDISMERAEAGRAALAAKGYTAEAAVIDIGDSASINAVADRLAASGRTADILVANAGIAHAGVPAEDLSDADWERMIGINLSGAFRSCRAFGKHMLAKGGGSIVTIGSMSGSIVNRPQQQVHYNAAKAGVHHLTRSLAAEWATRGVRVNSVAPTYIDTPLLTFAKEDKPMYEEWLDMTPMHRLGQPAEIASIVLFLASDASSLMTGSIVSADAGYTCW